A region of Toxorhynchites rutilus septentrionalis strain SRP chromosome 1, ASM2978413v1, whole genome shotgun sequence DNA encodes the following proteins:
- the LOC129763159 gene encoding tigger transposable element-derived protein 1-like gives MASQKTAFKKNRSRVSLSLEMKLNILDALQDGKSVANVGRNLKINESTVRTIKKNQDSIRQTAAQGTIYATKSSSYTRDPLMVKMEKALHMWIEDHAQKKIPLDQELIREKALSLYLWLEKNEPSSSKKKDFTASKGWFYNFIRSNSIRNVKIKGESASADVSAANSFPPKLAKIIKEGAYHGDQVFNGDETGLFWKRMPSRTYITQQEQYASGFKAAKDRVTLLFCSNASGDLMLKPLLINRAMTPRSLKGADFNKLPVHWKANTKAWVTKAVFEEWFYDMFIPEVKTYLEGKGLEFHVLLILDNAPGHLVIKHPNVQVVFLPPNTTSLLQPQDQGIIAAFKKLYIKQCLRYILEKLESDETMTVIQAWKEFKIRDALTFIGKALSSMKSKTLNSCWKPLWPECVKAGSTDPSNVEESEILILAHAIGGKGFKDMDSRDVEELLEDTEIEDDELMQSLVTSEPLEDDEDRDIKPCDIEDGNKLADTLVKHFMEKDPCVERAVSFRNDLKLCMLRYNRLNEKTQPTVIDEDDEDFSLPLERRRSRPISSDEEDIATSSNRKHPRVANDSD, from the exons ATGGCTTCGCAAAAAACCGCCTTCAAAAAAAACAGATCAAGAGTGTCTCTTTCTTTGGAAATGAAGCTCAATATTTTGGATGCCCTTCAAGATGGGAAATCTGTTGCAAACGTCGGCaggaatttaaaaatcaacgaatcgaCTGTGCGTACAATTAAAAAGAATCAAGATAGCATCAGACAGACAGCAGCTCAGGGCACTATCTATGCAACAAAATCCTCATCATATACACGAGATCCATTGATGGTCAAGATGGAAAAGGCACTTCATATGTGGATCGAAGATCACGCGCAGAAGAAAATACCCTTGGATCAGGAATTAATAAGGGAGAAAGCTTTGAGCCTTTACCTTTGGTTAGAGAAGAATGAGCCGTCTTCAAGTAAAAAGAAAGACTTTACCGCGAGTAAGGGATGGTTTTATAACTTTATACGTAGTAATTCCATTCGCAACGTTAAAATCAAGGGTGAATCCGCATCGGCCGATGTTTCGGCTGCAAATAGTTTTCCTCCAAAGCTCGCTAAGATCATAAAAGAAGGTGCGTATCATGGTGACCAAGTGTTCAATGGAGATGAAAcgggtcttttttggaaaagaatGCCGTCTCGTACCTACATTACGCAGCAGGAGCAATATGCCAGTGGTTTCAAAGCGGCCAAAGACAGGGTTACCCTGTTATTTTGCAGTAATGCTTCAGGCGACCTTATGTTGAAACCGCTATTGATCAATCGTGCTATGACGCCCCGCTCGTTGAAGGGGGCTGATTTCAACAAACTGCCAGTGCACTGGAAAGCTAACACTAAAGCGTGGGTCACAAAAGCCGTTTTTGAGGAATGGTTTTACGATATGTTTATTCCGGAAgtgaaaacatacttggaaggaAAAGGTTTGGAGTTCCACGTGCTTTTGATTTTGGATAACGCTCCAGGACACCTAGTTATCAAGCACCCAAACGTTCAAGTTGTGTTTCTTCCACCGAATACAACTTCTTTGTTACAGCCTCAAGATCAAGGAATAATTGCTGCTTTCAAGAAGTTGTACATTAAACAATGTCTTCGGTACATCCTCGAAAAGCTTGAAAGCGATGAAACGATGACGGTAATTCAAGCGTGGAAAGAATTTAAGATAAGAGACGCTCTGACGTTCATAGGAAAGGCTCTGTCTTCTATGAAATCTAAAacattgaattcgtgctggaagcCACTATGGCCAGAATGCGTGAAAGCTGGTTCAACAGACCCTTCAAATGTGGAAGAATCAGAAATTCTCATTCTGGCACATGCAATTGGAGGGAAAGGATTCAAAGATATGGATAGTAGAGACGTTGAAGAGCTTCTTGAAGACACCGAAATTGAAGATGATGAACTGATGCAGAGTTTAGTCACATCGGAGCCTTTAGAGGACGATGAAGACCGGGATATCAAGCCATGTGATATCGAAGACGGGAATAAATTAGCGGATACCCTCGTAAAACATTTTATGGAAAAGGATCCTTGTGTTGAGAGAGCCGTTTCATTTCGGAATGATTTGAAACTGTGTATGCTTCGCTACAATAGattgaacgaaaaaacacaGCCAACAGTTATCGATGAAG ATGACGAGGATTTCAGCTTACCATTGGAACGCAGACGATCTCGTCCGATTTCTTCGGATGAGGAAGATATCGCCACATCATCTAACCGCAAACATCCACGTGTTGCTAATGATAGTGATTAG